Below is a window of Veillonella rodentium DNA.
TATGCCGTACATCATGAATAACTGGAATATTACTGAGGAGCGAATGTCAGGTCCCTGGCATACATTTGCATTAAAGAAACGATGAAAAAAATATTTATTTCCACGCCATTAAGTGAATATATTGAATTACCGAAAGATGTGACCCATCATGTACTTCATGTATTTCGTCATCGTCTTGAAAGACCTATAACCGTCACCGGTAGTGATGGACGATGTGGTAGTTACAGAATTATGGAAGAAATAGATGGGAAAGCGAAGGCTGAACTTATCGAGTACGTAGATTCACAGGAGGTTATGTATCGTGTTGTGTTGGTCCAATCTTTTTTAAAAGGTGAAAAGCTGGAGTGGGTATTACAGAAAGCGACCGAACTAAATGTAGATACGGTCTATTTAGTAAGTACATCTAACTGCGTTGCTAAATACGATGATAAAAAACTGACTTCCAAGGCATTACGATGGGAAAAGATTATGCTGGAGGCGGCCCAACAATGCGGACGAAATCAGTTACCGTCTCTTGTTGTAGGAGAGACACTTTCACAAGTATTAACGATTGAAAAAGAAGCATTAAAACTGGTGGCCTATGAAAATGAAACCGGTCTGACCATGAAGAATATACTACAAAATATATCATCCGATTCGTCAATCTCGGAAGTCCTCATCTGTATAGGCCCTGAGGGGGGCTATCAAGAGAAGGAAATCAATGCTATTATAGAATGTGGTGGTCAATCGGTATCATTGGGAAATACTATTTTGCGAGCTGAAACGGCTGCCATAGGCGCGTTAGCGATGATTCAATATGAATTGGAATTATAAGGTTAGAACAGATATAGATTTAGAATTGAGAGGTGCAATGAAAACCGTTGCTTTTACAACCTTGGGGTGTCGCGTTAACCAATATGATACGGATGCCATGAAAGGTTTATTTCTACAGAATGATTATCAGGCGGTCGACTTCGATACAAAGGCGGATATTTATGTAATTAATACCTGTTCCGTTACGAATATGGGGGAAAAAAAATCCAGGCAGTTGATTCGCAAGGCAAAGCGCCAAAATAAGGATGCTTATGTTATCGTGACGGGATGTTATGCACAGCTTGATCCCGATGCCATTGCGGCCATTGATGGGGTTAATCTCGTTATCGGCACGAATAATCGGTCTAAAATCGTAGAGCTTGTTGAACAATTGGAATCTACAGAACGTCAAATTAATGCTGTCCGAGATATTATGAAGGAATCAAATTTTGAAGAAATGCCACTGTATGGTAATGAATCCGACAAATCACGAGCGTTTATGAAAATTCAGGAAGGCTGTAACAATTATTGTGCATTCTGTATCATTCCCTATACGAGAGGCCAGTTAAAATCCCGTAAAATCGATGATATTGTACGGGAAGCGAATCGATTGGTGGAACACGGGTTTCATGAGATTGTTCTGACCGGCATTCATTTGGGAAATTATGGTGTTGAATTACCGGGGCGTCCTACATTAGCGGATGTGGTGAAAGCATTGCTTGAAATTCCAAACTTATATCGTATCCGCTTCGGCTCCATCGAATCCGTTGAAGTATCTGATGAGTTGGTAGAATTAATGGCGACAGACAAACGGGTATGTCCGCATCTACATTTGCCGTTACAGGCCGGATCCGATCATGTATTAAGTCTTATGAAACGACATTATACGTTGCAAGAATATAAGGATTTGATAGCAAATCTACGAGCTCGCATTCAAGATCTGTCGATTACGACGGATATCATCGCCGGGTTTCCTCAGGAATCGGATGAGGATTTTGAAGAAACCTTACAGACCGTTCGAGAAATCGGTTTTACTCATATTCATGCCTTTCCGTATTCCATTCGCGAAGGCACACCGGCGACAACCATGCCGAATCAAGTACCCGAGGCTGT
It encodes the following:
- the mtaB gene encoding tRNA (N(6)-L-threonylcarbamoyladenosine(37)-C(2))-methylthiotransferase MtaB produces the protein MKTVAFTTLGCRVNQYDTDAMKGLFLQNDYQAVDFDTKADIYVINTCSVTNMGEKKSRQLIRKAKRQNKDAYVIVTGCYAQLDPDAIAAIDGVNLVIGTNNRSKIVELVEQLESTERQINAVRDIMKESNFEEMPLYGNESDKSRAFMKIQEGCNNYCAFCIIPYTRGQLKSRKIDDIVREANRLVEHGFHEIVLTGIHLGNYGVELPGRPTLADVVKALLEIPNLYRIRFGSIESVEVSDELVELMATDKRVCPHLHLPLQAGSDHVLSLMKRHYTLQEYKDLIANLRARIQDLSITTDIIAGFPQESDEDFEETLQTVREIGFTHIHAFPYSIREGTPATTMPNQVPEAVKKTRVALLNSLSQSGYEAYAKSRIGKPGEILIEKEENGYYTGLTSEYVNGKIKSDGLHKIGDLIGGIVTGLEDNYLIIE
- a CDS encoding RsmE family RNA methyltransferase; the protein is MKKIFISTPLSEYIELPKDVTHHVLHVFRHRLERPITVTGSDGRCGSYRIMEEIDGKAKAELIEYVDSQEVMYRVVLVQSFLKGEKLEWVLQKATELNVDTVYLVSTSNCVAKYDDKKLTSKALRWEKIMLEAAQQCGRNQLPSLVVGETLSQVLTIEKEALKLVAYENETGLTMKNILQNISSDSSISEVLICIGPEGGYQEKEINAIIECGGQSVSLGNTILRAETAAIGALAMIQYELEL